Proteins encoded together in one Staphylococcus aureus window:
- a CDS encoding methionine ABC transporter permease, with amino-acid sequence MGKSFSEIINEMITMPNIQWPEVWTAIVETLYMTVVSTIFAFILGLILGVLLFLSAKGKSIGARLFYSIVSFIVNLFRAIPFIILILLLIPFTSLILGTISGPTGALPALIIGAAPFYARLVEIAFKEIDKGVIEAAWSMGANTWTVIRKVLLPEAMPALVSGITVTAIALVGSTAVAGVIGAGGLGNLAYLTGFTRNQNDVILVSTVFILIIVFIIQFIGDWLTNKLDKR; translated from the coding sequence ATGGGTAAATCATTTAGTGAAATTATAAATGAAATGATTACAATGCCTAATATTCAGTGGCCAGAAGTTTGGACTGCAATAGTCGAAACACTATACATGACAGTCGTCTCAACTATATTTGCATTTATACTTGGTCTTATTTTAGGTGTGTTATTATTCTTGTCTGCTAAAGGTAAGTCTATCGGTGCAAGGTTATTTTATTCTATCGTTTCTTTCATTGTTAACTTATTTAGAGCGATACCATTTATTATTTTAATTTTATTATTAATTCCATTTACAAGTTTGATACTTGGAACGATAAGTGGTCCGACAGGTGCGTTACCAGCCTTGATCATTGGCGCAGCACCGTTTTATGCAAGGCTCGTAGAAATTGCTTTTAAAGAAATTGATAAAGGTGTCATCGAAGCGGCTTGGTCAATGGGCGCTAATACTTGGACAGTAATTCGTAAAGTCCTTTTACCTGAAGCTATGCCAGCGCTAGTGTCTGGCATTACAGTTACAGCAATCGCTTTAGTTGGTTCAACAGCAGTTGCAGGTGTAATTGGTGCCGGTGGTTTAGGAAATTTAGCATACTTAACAGGTTTCACTCGAAATCAAAATGATGTCATTTTAGTATCAACAGTTTTTATTTTAATTATTGTATTTATAATCCAATTCATTGGGGATTGGCTTACAAATAAACTTGATAAACGATAA
- a CDS encoding MetQ/NlpA family ABC transporter substrate-binding protein translates to MKKLFGLILVLTFAVVLAACGNGNKSGSDDKKITVGASPAPHAEILEKAKPLLEKKGYELDIKTINDYTTPNKLLDKGEIDANYFQHTPYLNTEKKDKGYKIVSAGDVHLEPMAVYSKKYKSLKELPKGATVYVSNNPAEQGRFLKFFVDAGLIKIKKGVKIEDAKFSDITENKKDIKFNNKQSAEFLPKIYQNEDADAVIINSNFAIEQKLNPKKDSIAVESAKDNPYANLIAVKEGHQDDKKIKALIEVLQSKDIQDFINEKYNGAVIPAK, encoded by the coding sequence ATGAAAAAATTATTTGGTCTTATTTTAGTATTAACATTTGCAGTTGTATTAGCAGCTTGCGGTAATGGAAACAAAAGTGGCAGTGACGACAAGAAAATAACAGTAGGTGCTTCACCAGCACCACATGCTGAAATTTTAGAAAAAGCAAAACCATTATTAGAGAAAAAAGGTTATGAACTAGATATTAAAACAATTAACGATTACACTACACCTAATAAATTACTAGACAAAGGTGAAATTGACGCAAACTATTTCCAACATACACCATATTTAAACACAGAGAAAAAGGATAAAGGTTACAAAATCGTAAGTGCCGGTGATGTTCACTTAGAACCTATGGCTGTATACTCTAAAAAGTATAAAAGTTTAAAAGAATTACCAAAAGGTGCAACAGTCTATGTGTCTAATAATCCAGCTGAACAAGGACGTTTCTTAAAATTCTTCGTTGATGCAGGTTTAATTAAAATCAAAAAAGGCGTAAAAATTGAAGATGCTAAGTTTAGTGATATTACAGAGAATAAAAAAGATATTAAGTTTAATAATAAACAATCAGCAGAATTCTTACCTAAAATTTATCAAAATGAAGACGCTGATGCTGTTATCATTAATTCGAACTTTGCAATCGAACAAAAACTAAATCCTAAAAAAGATTCTATTGCTGTAGAAAGTGCGAAAGATAATCCTTATGCAAACTTAATTGCTGTTAAAGAAGGACATCAAGATGATAAGAAAATCAAAGCATTAATTGAAGTATTACAATCTAAAGATATTCAAGACTTCATTAATGAAAAATACAATGGTGCAGTTATTCCTGCTAAATAA
- a CDS encoding CsbD family protein, which translates to MADESKFEQAKGNVKETVGNVTDNKNLENEGKEDKASGKAKEFVENAKEKATDFIDKVKGNKGE; encoded by the coding sequence ATGGCAGACGAAAGTAAATTTGAACAAGCAAAAGGTAATGTTAAAGAAACAGTAGGTAATGTTACTGATAATAAAAATTTAGAAAACGAAGGTAAAGAAGATAAAGCTTCTGGTAAAGCGAAAGAATTCGTTGAAAATGCAAAAGAAAAAGCAACTGATTTTATTGATAAAGTAAAAGGTAACAAAGGCGAGTAA
- a CDS encoding DUF368 domain-containing protein, with protein MQQFKWINILKGFAMGTSDLVPGVSGGTIALLLGIYNQFIASISGIFSRRFWPSFTFLIPIIIGMLLAMGSLSNLFNYLLSQHHIPTMFFFGGLIIGIVPYLLKISNYKTSFTTKHYMMVIAGIAILIVITLMNNGDKHAGETLTLSTSLIIKYFIAGMCASSAMLLPGISGSFMLLVFGVYGTVMLAISEVVKLNFAGLPILLAVGFGVLAGFIISSKIIQYFLTHHKLMTFALIIGFVVGSLFAVFPGLPTNIVMWFVSLVVFIIGFIVSLTLGRITAENE; from the coding sequence ATGCAACAATTTAAATGGATTAATATTCTAAAAGGTTTTGCTATGGGAACGAGTGACTTGGTACCTGGTGTTAGCGGTGGGACTATCGCATTATTGTTAGGTATTTACAATCAATTTATCGCTTCAATTAGCGGCATATTCTCACGACGTTTTTGGCCAAGTTTTACATTTTTAATCCCCATTATAATTGGAATGTTACTGGCAATGGGATCACTAAGTAATCTTTTTAATTATTTATTAAGCCAACACCATATTCCAACTATGTTTTTCTTTGGTGGATTAATCATTGGTATCGTTCCATATTTATTGAAAATTTCTAACTATAAAACGTCATTTACAACTAAACATTACATGATGGTTATAGCTGGTATCGCTATCTTAATTGTTATTACATTAATGAATAATGGTGATAAACATGCTGGAGAAACACTTACTCTATCAACTAGTCTTATTATTAAATATTTTATTGCAGGTATGTGTGCATCTAGTGCTATGTTACTCCCAGGTATTTCAGGGTCATTTATGTTATTAGTATTTGGCGTCTATGGTACGGTCATGCTAGCAATATCTGAAGTTGTTAAACTTAACTTTGCAGGTCTTCCTATATTACTTGCAGTCGGATTTGGCGTGCTTGCTGGATTCATTATTTCAAGCAAAATTATCCAGTATTTCCTAACACATCATAAACTAATGACTTTTGCATTAATCATTGGTTTTGTTGTTGGCTCCCTCTTTGCAGTATTTCCAGGTTTACCAACTAATATCGTGATGTGGTTCGTTTCATTAGTAGTATTTATCATCGGTTTTATTGTAAGTTTGACTTTAGGTCGAATTACCGCTGAAAATGAATAA